One genomic window of Thalassolituus hydrocarboniclasticus includes the following:
- a CDS encoding acyl-CoA thioesterase: MSQMLRSALMFARRPWAKPATALDVFHTRFRVLPWDCDLNLHLTNTRYPAWLDLARTEFFLRLGTGPLFVRKGWRSVLASQTLTFVREIKPLALVDVESRVLHWDRKYFYMEHRFLVDGRLHAKALARIAVLKGGRVRSLASMLQAVARLKNEPDELQEAPPAPLEVLAKIELLGAKRQAEEERSS, from the coding sequence ATGAGCCAGATGTTGCGCTCGGCCCTGATGTTTGCCCGCCGTCCCTGGGCCAAACCGGCAACCGCGCTGGATGTGTTTCACACCCGTTTCCGCGTTTTGCCCTGGGACTGCGATCTGAATCTGCATTTAACCAATACCCGTTATCCGGCCTGGCTGGATCTGGCGCGCACCGAGTTTTTTCTGCGCCTGGGCACCGGCCCATTATTTGTACGCAAGGGCTGGCGCTCGGTATTGGCCAGCCAGACTTTAACCTTTGTGCGTGAGATCAAACCGCTGGCGCTGGTGGATGTGGAAAGCCGGGTGCTGCACTGGGACCGTAAGTATTTCTATATGGAGCACCGTTTTCTGGTCGATGGCCGTTTACATGCCAAAGCGCTGGCGCGCATTGCGGTGCTGAAGGGTGGCCGGGTGCGTTCATTAGCGAGCATGCTGCAGGCCGTCGCGCGTCTGAAAAATGAGCCGGATGAACTGCAGGAAGCGCCACCGGCACCGCTTGAAGTGCTGGCCAAAATCGAATTGCTGGGAGCCAAACGGCAGGCGGAAGAAGAACGCAGCAGCTGA